In Conger conger chromosome 5, fConCon1.1, whole genome shotgun sequence, the DNA window CGGTTGTTCTTCTGTATTTCCCTCCTGGTTGCTGTGTGGTCTACAAGAGTCATCGGCATGTCAGGTAGACCGCATATCCCTATAAACGTCAAACTCTGATCAGGCAGTCGGGGTATCACTAACAGTTTGCGTGTCAAGTTTGAAGCTGGTAGACACTTAATGCAAGCCTGGCTGCCATTTGTCTGTACAGAgcactttaaaatgtaacaattgaatgtactgtatgtgagagTGAAACAGCCATTTTTCCTGCCAATGTGATGTCATGTGAAATGGAGTGCAGCTGATTAGGGGCCAGCTATGGCaacatttttgttattaaaGTTATGGTGGGCCAAAACTGTGACCAGCCACATTTAGGGAATTCAGGGCCAAATGTGGTGTTCTTACAACTGGCCTACCTTTCAGGtctcagtcaagcaccttagccactaggctatataGGCTTGGCCAAGCAATGACAGCAATGAGCCCGGATGGGATATTTTACAGTGGTGTCTGTAGATCGGTGTTGTTTCGGTGGTATATTTTACAGTGGTGTCTGTAGATCTGTGTTGTTTCGGCAGTATATTTTACAGTGGTGTCTGTAGATCTGTGTTGTTTCGGCAGTATATTTTACAGTGGTGTCTGTAGATCTGTGTTGTTTCGGCAGTATATTTTACAGTGGTGTCTGTAGATCTGTGTTGTTTCGGCAGTATATTTTACAGTGGTGTCTGTAGATCTGTGTTGTTTCGGCAGTATATTTTACAGTGGTGTCTGTAGATCGGTGTTGTTTCGGCGGTATATTTTACAGTGGTGTCTGTAGATCGGTGTTGTTTCGGTGGTATATTTTACAGTTGTGTCTGTAGATTGGTGTTGTTTCAGCGGTATATTTTACAGTGGTGTCTGTAGAACTGTGTTGTTTGGCGGTATATTTTACAGTGGTGTCTGTAGAACTGTGTTGTTTGGCGGTATATTTTACAGTGGTGTCTGTAGATCGGTGTTGTTTGGCGGTATATTTTACAGTGGTGTCTGTAGATCTGTGTTGTTTGGCGGTATATTTTACAGTGGTGTCTGTAGAACTGTGTTGTTTGGCGGTATATTTTACAGTGGTGTCTGTAGATCTGTGTTGTTTGGCGGTATATTTTACAGTGGTGTCTGTAGAACTGTGTTGTTTGGCGGTATATTTTACAGTGGTGTCTGTAGAACTGTGTTGTTTGGCGGTATATTTTACAGCGGTGTCTGTAGAACTGTGTTGTTTGGGCGGTATATTTTACAGCGGTGTCTGTAGATCAGTGTTGTTTGGCGGTATATTTTACAGCGGTGTCTGTAGAACTGTGTTGTTTGGGCGGTATATTTTACAGCGGTGTCTGTAGATCAGTGTTGTTTGGCGGTATATTTTACAGCGGTGTCTGTAGAACTGTGTTGTTTGGCGGTATATTTTACAGCGGTGTCTGTAGATCTGTGTTGTTTGGCGGTATATTTTACAGCGGTGTCTGTAGATCTGTGTTGTTTCGGCGGTATATTTTACAGCGGTGTCTGTAGAACTGTGTTGTTTGGGCCCCGCAGTGTTCTACAGCGGCCCTCAGGCTAACGCAGTGCTGCGGGCCAAGAGGGCCAACAGCTTCATGGAGGAGCTGCGGGCCCCGTCCCAGGAGCGTGAGTGCGTGGAGGAGGTGTGCACCTTCGAGGAGGCCTGCGAGATCTTCCACACACGGGAGGCCACGGTGAGCGATTACAAATAAACAGAATGAAACAAACATCCACAAAGCATTCTGACCTCCTGAGGCCCTGCATCCTTAAACAAGGACATGGCTTCCCCGGGCTCCATACATCATTTAtcttaacaaaataaattcgAATTAAAGATACACACAgtatttttgtcatccaagcACTTGAATTATGTCAAAAATATACAAGGTGTTAAAAATACAGTGTTGTATTTAAAGCACTTGAAATTAATACAGGGCAACAGCAACTGCCCTGAAATGTGGTCGAAAGCGTCTTTTCTCAACGTCTTTTTGTGTCATaattttgaaatgtcagtttgagAGGGGGGGTATTGTTGTGCCCGTTTTATAATGTCTCAATAACCAAGCTACATATGGAGCCAAAGacaaatttcaaattaaaatcacATTGCTTAAATCCCAAATGAacaataaagtttttttaatttgaactaGAGTTGATCATGTGCAACAGGTGATGTCATGCACAGAGTTTGACTGACTGGTTGACCAATCAGCTCATGCTGTCTTCCttccttctgtttttttttttttttgtttttttgcacagcTGGAGTTCTGGACCGTGTACACAGGTAGGTGGGTCAGATGTCTGGTTCCACACAGGCACAGTGGGGTCTGGCTAGGTCAAGCActcagcgtgtgtgtttgtatgcttgtgtgtgtgtgttttgggtttctCAGATGGGAACCAATGTGAGAAGAACCCATGTGTGAACGGCACCTGTGTGGACCAGTTCCAGTCCTACGTCTGCAAGTGTGACCTGGGTTTCGAGGGGAGAAACTGCGACCGAAGTGAgcagctgtttgtgtttgtctgcttTGGTGCACTGAAttcagccgtgtgtgtgtgtgtgtgtgtgtgtgtgtgtgtgtgtgcgtgtgcgtgtgtccagcCAAAGCTCTGTTTTAGttggtgtctgtgtttgtgtgctgtgctcagtctcGTGTTGGCCTGTGAGTCCAGTCAATGCACTGGGACAGTGGATTGGTCTCTGTCAGTTTGTTCTTTCCTTCCTTGGTCACACTGGATTATTATGTGTCTGTCACAAGTGGGCGACATAATAAGCCATTATAACTTTTCTCAGTCTCGGTTTGCATACAGCTAACTCCAGTAGTCACAAACTGTTTTCAATGCTGAAATGCCATCACAGATCTAGCATGTAATGGtgagtcatttatttatttaatgtttataaatgtatttattcagttAAAATCACTGGACTACATACTAGTTCAGAAGAGACATGGGCTACACCGTTTTGCTTTCCTTTATCACTAGCTTATAAAGCATAATGTTTGTATGGCAACTTAgcttgctaactagctaacagcCTTGCCAATTGTATTATGATTATATAGCTGCCTTGTCTATGTGGTGTGCTGTGATCAGTcacatgttttgtttgtgtctgcattGGTGTGCTGTCTTCAGCTGTGCGTGGTTTTTGTTGTGTCTATGTTGGTGTGCTGTGTTCAGCTGTgtgttgtttatgtttgtgtctgtgttcagttgtgtgttgtttatgtttgtgtctgtgttcagctgtgtgttgtttatgtttgtgtctgtgttcagttgtgttatattatattatattatattatattatattatattatattatattatattatattatattatattagtggcatttggcagactcttatccagagcgacgtacagttgattagactaagcaggagacaatcctcccctggagcaatgcagggttaagggccttgctcaagggcccaatggctgtacggatgttattgtggctacaccggggaccgaACCACCGACATTGCGGTCCCAGTCAtataacttaaccactacggcACAGGCCACCCTgtgttgtttatgtttgtgtctgtgttcagctgtgtgttgtttatgtttgtatctgtgtacagttgtgtgttgttcatgtttgtgtctgtgttcagctgtttgttgtttatgtttgtgtctgtgttcagctgtgtgttgtttatgtttgtgtctgtgttcagctgtgtgttgattatgtttgtgtctgtgttcagttgCGTGTTGttcatgtttgtgtctgtgttcagctgtgtgttgtttatgtttgtgtctgtgttcagttgtgtgttgttcatgtttgtgcctgtgttcagacagcacAGCGTCTAACTGCACAGTGGACAACGGGGACTGTGACCATGTGTGCCGGGAGAGGGAGGATGGAGGAGGACGTTCCTGCAGCTGTCTCTCCGGATACCGTCTCCAAGACGACTCCAAAACCTGCCGCCCATCCGGTAGGGCATTtcatcactcctctctctcacttgtacactctctctctctccctctctctcctctctctctctctcaattctcaattcaattcaatgtgctttattggctTGAGAAATTAGTCAAAAGGAACATGGAAACATGAAAAAAGTGACAATAACAGTAAATGTGAATATAGTATATGAAGAATAACACAGCGGccgtgtctgcatgcgtgtgcaccGTGTCGATACTCCCCTGTGGGTGAACACAGACAGGCACGAACGGGCCTGATGGCCAACGTtatgctgttgtgtgtgtgtgtgtgtgtgtgtgtgtgtgcaggggagtATTCTTGTGGGCAGCTGGCGGCTCCGCGGGTTGCAGATAAGCCCATCCTGGGGCTACAGCCTTGGCTGGTCGGGGGAGAAGTTGGGAAGAAGGGCGAGAGCCCCTGGCAGGTAGGGTACACATCTATCCCTATGTACAACAAGGGACaaaaccccccctcaccccgtgCTCTACGCTGTttgaatgtgtgcgtgtctgtatgggtttgtgcgtgtttttgtgtgtttgtgtgtgtgcatgtgtgtgtgtgtgtgtgtgtgtttggtgtgtatgtgcatgttagcgtgtgtgtctgtgtttgcatctgtgtgtgcgtgggtgtgtgtgtgtgttcatgtgtgtgtgtgtgttccccagGTGCTGATTCTAAATGACAGGGGGAAGTTTcactgtgggtgtgtatgtgtgtgtgtgtgtgtgtgtgtgtgttccccagGTGCTGATTCTAAATGACAGGGGGAAGTttcactgtgggtgtgtgtgtgtgtgttccccagGTGCTGATTCTGAATGACAGGGGGAAGTttcactgtgggtgtgtgtgtgtgtgtgtgtgtgtgtgtgtgtgtgtgttccccagGTGCTGATTCTAAATGACAGGGGGAAGTTTCACTGTGGGGGGGTGTTGATAGACCAGTCCTGGGTCCTCACTGCAGCTCACTGTCTGGAgaccagcaaccgattcagcGTGAGACTGGGTGGGTATCTCTTtctcctcacactccctctttcacgccatctctttctctctctcctcactgtcTCTTCTCTCACACCTTTCtggataatgtcataatggttggcaaaagctgaaaagacaggaaattcaacccaaaaactatgttttaaagaaaagaTAATGATtagcaaaagccaaaaaaagacaggaaattcacagaagcacctaGAACATTaccttgacctatgcactgaccaGGTTTCCAACACAagatgcattaatacctgctatgggtactgtaactatggtggtctacttcaaacaacatgtaccactgggcaggctgctgaacATTCAatgaaatattctctttgaatcaacaaccaaatagattattttcagagaaaCGCAGGAGGTGATTCATTTTTAGAAATTAATCATGTAAGCATTTTGCTGCTATACGTACTTGAAATGCACCAATTACGTACGTTATGACTATGTTATGTACGTTATGACTAACTATCCATTGTCCCATGCTGTTCCCTGTCCCGCAGGAGACTACGAGCGTTTTAAGTTCGAGGGCACGGAGCTGACGGTGGCCGTTGACAAGGCCGTCTCCCACCCCGACTACAACACGGAGACGGTGGACAACGACATCGCCCTCCTGCGGCTGAAGGACGCGGCGCACTACTCCCCCTTCATCGTGCCGGCCTGCCTGCCCGACCGCGGTCTGGCGGAGGGCGTGCTGCACCGGAACGGCACGCGCACGGTGGTGACCGGCTGGGGCAAGCAGGACGAGCTGAAGAAGCACTTCACCTCGGCGCTCAGCTTCATCAACATCCCGCTGCTGGACCACGATCAGTGCGCGGGCTCCATGGAGAACAACGTGTCGCGGAACATGCTGTGCGCCGGCGTGCTGGGCCGGCGGGAGGACGCGTGCGACGGGGACAGCGGAGGGCCCATGGTGACGCGCTACAGGGACACCTGGTTCCTCATCGGCCTGGTGTCCTGGGGCGAGGGCTGCGGCTGGAGGGACAAGGTGGGCATCTACACCAAGGTGTCCAACTACATGGAGTGGATCGACAGCGTGCGCAACACGCACGCCCCCACACCGCCCTCCCCCTGACCCTGCCTCAACGCGCCCCCACACCGCCCTCCCCCTGACCCTGCCTGTACACGCCCCCACACCGCCCTCCCCCTGACCCTGCctcaacacacccccacaccgcccTCCCCCTGACCCTGCCTCAACACACCCCCATACCGCCCTCCCCCTGACCCTGCCTCAACACGCCCCCCTGACCCTGCCTCAACGCGCCCCCACACCGCCCTCCCCCTGACCCTGCCTCAACACGCCCCCCTGACCCTGCCTCAACGCGCCCCCACACCGCCCTCCCCCTGACCCTGCCTCAACACGCCCCCACACCGCCCTCCCCCTGACCCTGCCTCAACACGCCCCCCTGACCCTGCCTCAACGCGCCCCCACACCGCCCTCCCCCTGACCCTGCCTCAACACGCCCCCACACCGCCCTCCCCCTGACCCTGCCTCAACACGCCCCCACACCGCCCTCCCCCTGACCCTGCCTCCTGCCTCAACACGCCCCCACACCGCCCTCCCCCTGACCCTGCCTCAACACGCCCCCCTGACCCTGCCTCAACACGCCCCCACACCGCCCTCCCCCTGACCCTGCctcaacacacccccacaccgcccTCCCCCTGACCCTGCCTCAACACACCCCCTGACCCTGCCTGTACATGCCCCCGTGACCCTGCCTGTACACgccccctgaccctgcccctaatgcccccctgcccctgccctcaATGCCCCCCTGCCCCTAATACCCCCCTGTCCGTGCTCCTAAtgcccccagaccccccccccccccctccctctccacccagGGATAAAGGCAACAGCACATCTCTGGTGCAAGTTGACACTGCTTTGTAAAATAAACTGAcacaaataaactgaaaaatgctacaggtttctgtttcttttttttgttgtgtccCTTTAAACTGAAGTAATGTAGAACTGACTGGTttccagtgtttgtgtttgacaaatacacacacatgcccactcaCATGTCCACCCCTTGCTGGTTCTTTGGACGATAAAAACACCCTATTCCTGCGCACTATATGTGCATCTCTACTTGTATGTGCAGagtgtagagaaagagagagatatgaATAGAGATATAAAGAATTGTTAGCAGTAGAGACCACTGAGAGGTAAGTACAGAGGCAGAACTGGCATTCATTATCTCACTCATCTATAAAAAGTTTTATATCGTCCTTTGTGAATCCACCCACTGAGAGCATCAACTTCCCTTTagaacaagtttttttttttaaacatctagtgagcagcagttgtgcgGCCAGAAACGCcgttaattagagaggtcagaggagaagggccagactggtcaaagctgacaggaaggtgacagtaacgcaaataaccacacattacaacagtggtatgcagaagagcatctctggcttcataggctacagcagtaaaaaaaagtctaataaatacctaataaagtgagtgtataaaaAACAA includes these proteins:
- the proca gene encoding vitamin K-dependent protein C, with product MGRLFFCISLLVAVWSTRVIGMSVFYSGPQANAVLRAKRANSFMEELRAPSQERECVEEVCTFEEACEIFHTREATLEFWTVYTDGNQCEKNPCVNGTCVDQFQSYVCKCDLGFEGRNCDRNSTASNCTVDNGDCDHVCREREDGGGRSCSCLSGYRLQDDSKTCRPSGEYSCGQLAAPRVADKPILGLQPWLVGGEVGKKGESPWQVLILNDRGKFHCGGVLIDQSWVLTAAHCLETSNRFSVRLGDYERFKFEGTELTVAVDKAVSHPDYNTETVDNDIALLRLKDAAHYSPFIVPACLPDRGLAEGVLHRNGTRTVVTGWGKQDELKKHFTSALSFINIPLLDHDQCAGSMENNVSRNMLCAGVLGRREDACDGDSGGPMVTRYRDTWFLIGLVSWGEGCGWRDKVGIYTKVSNYMEWIDSVRNTHAPTPPSP